From a region of the Mycobacterium intracellulare ATCC 13950 genome:
- a CDS encoding TetR/AcrR family transcriptional regulator, giving the protein MKRSTVRRRESYHHGDLKRALTSAALSLVAEKGPKGFTLTEAARRAGVSAAAPYRHFADKAELLASVAEQGFRELHAELAAAADRVSDPKERVTELGRAYVRWAIAHPDHYQVMFGASLKAEQGVAVAGEQAFGDLLDAITRCQEAGMVATQDPREVAGPLWSLVHGIASLAIGGHLRAVGIAQAPEELVDGVVAQAL; this is encoded by the coding sequence CACGGTGATCTCAAGCGTGCGCTGACCAGCGCGGCGCTGTCGCTGGTGGCCGAGAAGGGGCCGAAAGGGTTCACCCTCACGGAGGCGGCGCGCCGCGCCGGGGTCAGCGCCGCGGCGCCATACCGGCACTTCGCCGACAAGGCCGAGTTGCTGGCCTCCGTCGCCGAACAGGGATTCCGCGAATTGCACGCCGAGTTGGCCGCGGCAGCCGATCGCGTGTCGGATCCGAAGGAACGGGTGACGGAGCTCGGCCGCGCCTACGTGCGGTGGGCCATCGCCCATCCCGATCACTATCAGGTGATGTTCGGGGCGTCGCTGAAGGCCGAGCAGGGCGTTGCGGTGGCCGGCGAGCAGGCGTTCGGGGACCTGCTCGACGCGATCACCCGGTGCCAGGAGGCCGGGATGGTCGCGACTCAGGATCCCCGCGAGGTGGCCGGGCCGCTCTGGTCGCTGGTGCATGGCATCGCGTCGCTGGCGATCGGCGGCCACCTGCGCGCTGTGGGCATTGCCCAGGCTCCCGAGGAACTGGTGGACGGTGTTGTCGCTCAAGCGCTTTGA
- a CDS encoding cytochrome P450, whose product MVTRPKVRPDATVDFDHHSDAFNLNELAVNAELRQRCPVAWNENYDGFWYLSSYDAVSHTARDGDTFAHKYEPNAPDGVDYQGEMGVPRPDGQPALGIGEVDGPYHQALRHALAPFFSPGAVEKLKPFMEQSAHWFLDQHITTGQMDLVLDYASPVPAILTMKLMGLPYDNWHLYANLFHSVMAVPQDSDEYADAIAKVPAMMQEVIEFATARRSNPEDDLTSFLLQFEFDGHRLTDEQLLNILWNLIGGGVDTTTSQTALTLRHLGTHPDLRQQLIDHPELYRTATDEFLRYFSVNQTLSRTVTHDVVLGGQCLRKNDRVVLSWLSANHDETEFDRPDEIILDRAPNCHVAFGLGPHRCIGSHLARLMSAVMVKAVLDRIPDYEVDVENVHQYLGNPSMTGLGKLPVTFTPGPSRDTSRPW is encoded by the coding sequence ATGGTCACACGCCCGAAGGTCCGGCCCGACGCCACCGTCGACTTCGACCATCACTCCGACGCGTTCAACCTCAACGAGCTGGCCGTCAATGCCGAACTGCGGCAACGCTGTCCGGTCGCGTGGAACGAGAACTACGACGGCTTCTGGTACCTCAGCAGCTACGACGCCGTCAGCCACACCGCCCGCGACGGCGACACCTTCGCCCACAAATACGAACCCAACGCCCCCGACGGCGTCGACTACCAGGGCGAGATGGGCGTCCCGCGCCCCGACGGCCAACCGGCCCTGGGCATCGGCGAGGTCGACGGCCCCTACCACCAAGCCCTCCGCCACGCGCTGGCCCCGTTCTTCTCCCCCGGCGCCGTCGAGAAACTCAAGCCGTTCATGGAGCAGTCCGCGCACTGGTTCCTCGACCAACACATCACAACTGGACAGATGGACCTGGTGCTCGACTACGCCAGCCCGGTCCCGGCCATCCTGACCATGAAGCTGATGGGCCTGCCCTACGACAATTGGCACTTGTACGCCAACCTCTTTCACTCCGTCATGGCCGTCCCCCAAGACAGCGACGAGTACGCCGACGCGATCGCCAAAGTCCCCGCCATGATGCAAGAAGTCATCGAATTCGCCACGGCCAGACGCAGCAACCCCGAAGACGACCTGACCAGCTTCCTGCTGCAATTCGAATTCGACGGCCATCGCCTCACCGACGAGCAGCTGCTCAACATCCTGTGGAACCTCATCGGCGGCGGCGTCGACACCACCACCTCACAAACCGCACTGACCTTAAGGCACCTGGGCACCCACCCCGACCTCAGACAGCAACTCATCGACCATCCCGAGCTCTACCGCACCGCCACCGACGAATTCCTGCGCTACTTCTCGGTCAACCAAACCCTCAGCCGCACAGTCACTCACGACGTCGTCCTCGGCGGCCAATGCCTGAGAAAGAACGACCGGGTCGTCCTCAGCTGGCTCTCGGCCAACCACGACGAAACCGAGTTCGACCGGCCCGACGAGATCATCCTCGACCGCGCACCCAACTGCCACGTCGCGTTCGGGCTGGGCCCGCACCGCTGCATCGGATCGCATCTCGCCCGGCTGATGTCGGCAGTGATGGTCAAGGCCGTCCTCGACCGCATCCCCGACTATGAGGTCGACGTCGAAAACGTCCACCAATACCTGGGCAACCCGAGCATGACCGGGCTGGGCAAGCTCCCGGTCACCTTCACCCCGGGACCCAGCCGGGACACGTCACGCCCGTGGTGA
- a CDS encoding VOC family protein, with amino-acid sequence MSSHRTVFNHVGLCVTDRERSRRFYEGLLGFQFWWELDPPDEATSQLVGLPEPLGVHATYLVRDGFVLELMDYSKRQVHAGSERVMDQIGLTHISFSVSDLPGVLARVAEFGGAVVDSSVSAGAAMIRDPDGQLLELLSDGWLKALPARP; translated from the coding sequence TTGAGTAGTCATCGAACGGTTTTCAATCACGTTGGGTTGTGCGTCACGGATCGCGAGCGGTCACGCCGCTTCTACGAGGGACTGCTGGGATTTCAGTTCTGGTGGGAGCTCGACCCGCCCGACGAGGCAACATCCCAGCTGGTGGGGCTGCCCGAGCCGCTTGGCGTGCACGCGACCTATCTGGTGCGGGACGGGTTCGTGCTCGAGCTCATGGACTACTCGAAGCGTCAGGTTCATGCGGGCTCGGAGCGGGTGATGGACCAGATCGGCCTGACGCACATCTCGTTCTCGGTGTCCGATCTTCCGGGTGTGTTGGCTCGGGTGGCCGAGTTCGGGGGAGCGGTGGTCGATTCGTCAGTGTCGGCCGGGGCGGCGATGATTCGGGATCCGGATGGGCAGTTGTTGGAGTTGCTTTCGGACGGGTGGTTGAAGGCGTTGCCAGCGCGGCCGTAA
- a CDS encoding type II toxin-antitoxin system Phd/YefM family antitoxin, translated as MSEVASRELRNDTAGVLRRVRDGEDVTITVSGRPVAVLTAVVPQRRRWLSKTELLSRLPRVQADPGLREDLHALAGDTTEELGPIR; from the coding sequence ATGTCTGAAGTGGCATCTCGTGAGCTGCGCAACGATACGGCTGGGGTGCTGCGGCGGGTTCGGGATGGAGAGGACGTCACCATCACTGTCAGTGGCCGACCGGTCGCAGTTCTTACCGCAGTTGTCCCTCAGCGCAGGCGTTGGCTGAGCAAGACGGAGTTGCTGTCGCGCTTGCCCCGCGTTCAAGCGGATCCGGGATTACGCGAGGACCTTCACGCACTCGCCGGCGACACTACCGAGGAGCTGGGCCCGATCCGATGA
- a CDS encoding type II toxin-antitoxin system VapC family toxin has protein sequence MSNPQVAGVLDTSVFIATESGRPLDAALIPDQVGTTVVTLAELHVGVLAASTSDIRAQRLATLESIADIEALPIDDDAARMWARLRIHLAETGQRVRINDLWIAAIAASRGLPVVTQDDDFAVLDGAANLTVIRV, from the coding sequence ATGAGCAACCCGCAGGTGGCCGGAGTGCTCGACACTTCGGTGTTCATCGCGACCGAAAGTGGTCGGCCTCTCGACGCGGCGCTGATCCCTGATCAAGTTGGCACGACGGTTGTTACCCTCGCGGAACTGCACGTTGGTGTGTTGGCCGCGTCGACTTCCGATATTAGAGCGCAGCGCCTCGCGACATTGGAATCCATTGCGGATATCGAAGCGCTGCCGATCGATGACGATGCGGCCCGGATGTGGGCCCGGCTGCGGATCCATCTCGCCGAGACCGGTCAACGCGTCCGGATCAACGATCTGTGGATCGCGGCCATCGCGGCGTCCCGAGGGCTACCCGTTGTCACGCAGGACGATGACTTTGCCGTCTTGGATGGTGCGGCCAATTTGACCGTTATCCGCGTCTGA